The Pseudomonas viciae genomic interval CCTGTACCGCCCTTGGACTGAGTTTTCCGATCCTAAGATTCAATACTTGCAACTGGAGTGCTAAATGAGCTTTTTTATCTCTAATGCCATGGCTGACGCGGCTGCACCTGCTGCTGCCGGCCCTATGGGTGGCGGTTTCGAGTGGATTTTCCTGGTCGGCTTCCTGGTGATTTTCTACCTGATGATCTGGCGTCCACAGGCCAAGCGCGCCAAAGAGCAGAAAAACCTGCTCAGCAGCCTGCAAAAGGGCGATGAAGTGGTCACCACCGGCGGCATCGCTGGCAAGATCACCAAAGTGGCTGATGACTTCGTGGTACTGGAAGTGTCCGACACTGTTGAAATGAAGTTCCAGAAGGGCGCAATCGCGGCCACGCTGCCAAAAGGCACGCTGAAAGCGATCTAAGTAACAACTTCTATTCAATCGACGGGGCGCGCAAGGCGCCCCGCGTCATAAGCGGGCGGCGTGATGCTGAACAAATACCCTCTGTGGAAATATGTACTGATCCTGGCGGTGCTGGTGGTCGGTGTGATTTATTCCGCTCCCAATCTCTACCCGGATGACCCGGCCATTCAGGTCAGTGGCGCAAGCACTGCCTTGCAGGTCACTCAGGCCGATCTGGACCGTGCGAGCGCAGCGCTCAAGGCTTCCGGTATCGACGTCAAGGCCGCGACCGTTGCCGAAGGTGGCAAGGGCGGTCTGTTGCGTCTGACCAAGGCTGAAGACCAACTGCCGGCCAAGGACGTGGTACGCAAGGCGATGGGCGATGATTACGTCGTGGCCCTGAACTTGGCCCAGACTACCCCGCAATGGCTGCGCAACCTCGGCGCGCATCCGATGAAGCTGGGTCTGGACTTGTCCGGTGGTGTGCACTTCCTGCTGGAAGTGGACATGGAAAAAGCCCTCGACGCACGCCTGAAAGTCTACGAAGGCGACGTCAAGAGCTTGCTTCGCAAAGAGCGTCTGCGCTATCGCAGCCTGCCGCAGCTCGACGGTGCCATTCAGCTGGGCTTCAGCGATGAAGATACCCGCGAGCAGGCCCGTGCGCTGATCCGCAAGAACTTCAACGATTTCGACATTGTGCCGGCCGACCTCAATGGTCAGGCGGTGCTGCGTCTGGCGATGACCCCGGCCAAGCTGGCGGAAATCCGCGAATACTCCATCAAGCAGAACTTGACCACGGTGCGTAACCGCGTCAACGAGCTGGGTGTGGCCGAGCCGATCGTGCAGCGCCAGGGCGCCAACCGCATCGTGGTTGAGCTGCCGGGCGTGCAGGACACCGCGGAAGCCAAGCGTATCCTCGGCAAGACCGCCAACCTGGAATTCCGCCTCGCGGCTGAGCCGGGTGCTTCCAAGGCCACTTCCGAGAGCTTCGAGTTCCGTGAAGGCGGTCGTCCGTCGGCGCAGATCGAGCGTGGCCTGATCATCACCGGTGACCAGGTGACCGACGCCCAGGCGGGCTTCGATGAGCAGGGTCGTCCGCAGGTGAACATTCGCCTCGACGGCCACGGCGGCGAACTGATGAGCCGCGCCACGCGCAGCAACGTCGGTCGCAGCATGGCGGTGATCTTCATCGAGCAGAAGCCGACGACTACTTACACCAAGCAAGTGGTCAACGGCGTCGAGAAAGACGTCGCAGTGCAGACCTTCAAGGAAGAGAAAAAGATCATCAGCCTGGCGACCATCCAGTCGCCACTGGGCAGCCAGTTCCGCATCACCGGCCTGAACGGCCAGGGTGAATCCTCGGAACTGGCCCTGTTGCTGCGTGCCGGTGGTCTGGCCGCGCCGATGTACTTCGCCGAAGAGCGCACCATTGGCCCGAGCCTGGGTGCCGACAACATCACCAAGGGTATCGATGCATCGCTGTGGGGCATGTTGTTTGTCTCGCTGTTCATCATCGCCATCTACCGCTTCTTCGGCATCATCGCCACCGTCGCGCTGGCGGTGAACATGGTGATGCTGCTGGCCCTGATGTCGCTGCTGGGTGCCACGCTGACCCTGCCGGGTATCGCCGGTATCGTGTTGACCATGGGTATGGCGGTGGACGCCAACGTGCTGATCTTCTCGCGGATACGTGAAGAGATCGCCGCGGGCATGTCGATTCAACGGGCAATCAACGAAGGCTTCGGCCGGGCATTCACCGCGATTCTCGACGCCAACCTGACCACGTTGCTGGTGGGCGGGATTCTCTTCGCCATGGGCACCGGCCCGGTCAAGGGCTTCGCAGTGACCATGTCCCTCGGGATCTTTACCTCGAT includes:
- the yajC gene encoding preprotein translocase subunit YajC, whose amino-acid sequence is MSFFISNAMADAAAPAAAGPMGGGFEWIFLVGFLVIFYLMIWRPQAKRAKEQKNLLSSLQKGDEVVTTGGIAGKITKVADDFVVLEVSDTVEMKFQKGAIAATLPKGTLKAI
- the secD gene encoding protein translocase subunit SecD → MLNKYPLWKYVLILAVLVVGVIYSAPNLYPDDPAIQVSGASTALQVTQADLDRASAALKASGIDVKAATVAEGGKGGLLRLTKAEDQLPAKDVVRKAMGDDYVVALNLAQTTPQWLRNLGAHPMKLGLDLSGGVHFLLEVDMEKALDARLKVYEGDVKSLLRKERLRYRSLPQLDGAIQLGFSDEDTREQARALIRKNFNDFDIVPADLNGQAVLRLAMTPAKLAEIREYSIKQNLTTVRNRVNELGVAEPIVQRQGANRIVVELPGVQDTAEAKRILGKTANLEFRLAAEPGASKATSESFEFREGGRPSAQIERGLIITGDQVTDAQAGFDEQGRPQVNIRLDGHGGELMSRATRSNVGRSMAVIFIEQKPTTTYTKQVVNGVEKDVAVQTFKEEKKIISLATIQSPLGSQFRITGLNGQGESSELALLLRAGGLAAPMYFAEERTIGPSLGADNITKGIDASLWGMLFVSLFIIAIYRFFGIIATVALAVNMVMLLALMSLLGATLTLPGIAGIVLTMGMAVDANVLIFSRIREEIAAGMSIQRAINEGFGRAFTAILDANLTTLLVGGILFAMGTGPVKGFAVTMSLGIFTSMFTAIMVTRAMVNLIFGGRDFKKLWI